One part of the Pecten maximus chromosome 1, xPecMax1.1, whole genome shotgun sequence genome encodes these proteins:
- the LOC117334281 gene encoding meiosis-specific with OB domain-containing protein-like, translated as MAWTGRFSDFDDVSQNVQSSDRRAKYPRNDILKNATVTRLEDLHPGITNPTVAGLILTKDSPKSIQSKKNPGTERYLLSFVLRDAPSCFVNVTCWGTELGIKDIAAKFAISDTVQLTNVQVQPKSYDGYDDKFKPSTPMSFNITFSENHSNIDHYLGPEADFFRGLQNVPIKANNDYYILEDVIAHGQSLSGEHINLLTVVKKIGPVKDITTKTGKKTRRCELKLMDETCPSFALILWDSDIIDIAQSWVALDTVLFIADVRVSFDDFRSTMVSTADSKTIFTVNPDTLEAHSLYQFAHSQTFDDEDGTGQSDPPLESITDVYTVSQLINMKNERTDQWKPTVYGILFAYISQFDVDGDTSRVLRYRCKKCRQTVTENAGYTCSNQECSNGILNAFSSTIDDTHPSVEYSVSVSVSDHTGTIDYCHLDGEVAQGLLGIKAEEFAQIPFQRKTEVKWSHLLERRKMHFKMSCSVGDTGKVFLRALSCHSVDAKEFQYMAQ; from the exons ATGGCTTGGACTGGCAGGTTTTCAGATTTTGACGATGTTTCTCAAAATGTACAATCTTCTGATCGCAGAGCAAAATATCcaagaaatgatattttgaagaaCGCAACTGTGACCAGGCTTGAGGATTTGCATCCTGGAATAACGAATCCT ACGGTTGCGGGGTTGATTTTGACGAAGGACAGTCCAAAAAGCATACAAAGCAAGAAAA ATCCAGGCACTGAGAGGTACTTATTGAGTTTTGTGCTCAGAGATGCACCGTCCTGTTTTGTAAATGTCACATGCTGGGGGACCGAACTTGGAATCAAAGACATCGCAGCAAAGTTTGCCATTTCAGACACAG tTCAACTCACCAATGTACAAGTTCAGCCCAAATCTTACGACGGCTATGACGACAAGTTCAAACCTTCAACGCCGAT gTCGTTCAACATTACATTTAGTGAAAATCATTCAAACATTGATCATTATCTGGGGCCAGAAGCTGACTTTTTCCGTGGATTACAAAATGTACCAATCAAAGCCAATAATGACTATTATATCCTGGAGGATGTAATTGCACATGGTCAAAGTCTAAGTGGCGAACACATCAATCTTCTTACTGTTGTCAAAAAG ATAGGACCAGTGAAGGACATCACTACCAAAACAGGAAAAAAGACGAGGAGATGCGAACTGAAACTGATGGATGAAACATGCCCTTCGTTTGCCTTGATTTT GTGGGACTCTGATATAATAGATATTGCACAAAGTTGGGTAGCGCTTGATACAG TGCTGTTCATCGCTGATGTTCGAGTTTCTTTTGACGACTTTCGGTCGACTATGGTATCTACTGCAGACTCCAAGACAATATTTACCGTCAATCCAG ATACACTTGAGGCCCACAGTTTGTACCAGTTTGCACACTCCCAAACTTTTGACGATGAAGATGGAACAGGGCAATCGGATCCTCCAT TGGAAAGCATCACGGACGTCTACACGGTGTCacaattaattaatatgaaGAATGAACGGACAGACCAATGGAAGCCTACAGTATATGGAATACTATTTGCGTACATATCACAGTTTGATGTTGATGGGGATACCAGCCGAGTCCTGAGATACAGATG TAAAAAATGTAGACAAACAGTAACAGAAAATGCCGGATACACCTGCAGCAATCAGGAATGCAGTAATGGTATCTTGAATGCGTTCTCGTCAACTATTGACGACACCCATCCCTCAGTGGAATATTCAGTGTCGGTTTCTGTGTCGGATCACACGGGTACCATTGACTACTGTCATCTGGACGGTGAGGTTGCACAAGGACTTCTTGGAATTAAG GCAGAAGAGTTTGCTCAAATTCCATTTCAAAGAAAGACCGAAGTGAAATGGAGCCACCTTTTAGAAAGACGCAAAATGCACTTCAAA ATGAGTTGTTCAGTTGGCGATACAGGCAAGGTTTTCTTGAGAGCTCTTTCATGCCATTCAGTTGATGCAAAAGAATTTCAGTACATGGCACAGTAG
- the LOC117334316 gene encoding nucleolin-like, whose amino-acid sequence MDDYQYRKRSRDDDEKTLFVKNLAESVTQDSLRDFFADSVEVRLPSRPDGANKGFAYVVFNDEATVEQMLNDHQGEDLEGSSLYLDYAGSRGSKAKSSRNDFRERRSSEGSGEKTKVLFVRNLSYNATEEDLLDAFEGCESARLIRFPDTGKPRGFGFVEYTSQTDASNALKEKQGRDIDGRMISIAYASDRRGERRDGGYRDRDGDRRGGSSSYGRGSFRGSRGYGGRGGSGFRGRSSRGGGGGGGGSRDYGGSRDYSSSRDYSSRY is encoded by the exons ATGGATGACTACCAGTACAGGAAGAGATCACGCG ATGATGACGAAAAAACtctttttgtcaaaaacttagCTGAATCGGTGACTCAAGACAGTTTGCGGGATTTCTTTGCTGATTCTGTAGAAGTAAGGCTTCCTTCCAGACCAGATGGCGCTAACAAAGG ATTTGCATATGTTGTGTTTAACGATGAAGCCACCGTAGAACAGATGTTGAATGACCATCAAGGCGAAGACCTAGAGGGATCATCCTTGTACTTGGACTATGCTGGAAGTCGTGGAAGCAAAGCCAAGTCTTCCAGAAATGACTTTCGCGAAAGGAGGTCAAGTGAGGGAA GCGGTGAAAAGACTAAGGTTCTTTTTGTAAGGAATTTGTCTTACAATGCAACTGAGGAGGATCTTCTAGATGCATTTGAAGGCTGTGAATCTGCACGACTGATCAGGTTCCCCGATACTGGAAAACCAAGAGG GTTTGGTTTTGTGGAATATACATCACAAACAGATGCAAGTAACGCATTGAAAGAGAAGCAGGGCCGTGACATCGATGGAAGGATGATTTCTATAGCTTACGCCTCAGATAGGCGAG GGGAGCGCAGAGATGGTGGATATAGAGACCGAGACGGGGATCGTAGAGGAGGTAGTAGCAGTTATGGTAGAGGAAGCTTCCGTGGAAGCCGGGGATATGGAGGAAGAGGAGGTAGTGGATTCAGGGGAAGAAGTAGtcgtggtggtggtggtggtggtggtggaaGCAGGGACTATGGCGGCAGTCGTGACTATAGCAGCAGTCGTGACTATAGCAGCAGATACTAA